In Impatiens glandulifera unplaced genomic scaffold, dImpGla2.1, whole genome shotgun sequence, a single genomic region encodes these proteins:
- the LOC124917468 gene encoding NADH-ubiquinone oxidoreductase chain 2-like, whose product MIYGSTGATHFDQLTKILTGYEITSARSSGIFMGILFIAVGFLFKITAVPFHMWAPDIYEGSPTPVTTFLSIVPKISISTNISRLSIYGSYGATLQQIFFYYIIASMILGALAAMVQTKVKRLLSYSSIGHVGYIRTGFSCGTIEGIQSLLIGLFIYASMTIDAFATVSVLRQTRVKYIADLGALAKTNPILDITFSITMFSYAGIPPLAGFRSKFYLFFSALGCGAYFLAPVGVVTSVIGHWEAGRLPRVSQFGRPKAVFHAPDT is encoded by the exons ATGATCTATGGGTCCACTGGAGCTACCCACTTCGATCAATTAACTAAGATTTTGACCGGATACGAAATCACTAGTGCTCGATCTAGTGGTATTTTTATGGGGATTCTATTTATCGCTGTAGGATTCCTATTCAAGATCACTGCAGTTCCTTTTC ATATGTGGGCACCTGATATCTATGAGGGTTCACCCACCCCAGTTACAACATTCCTTTCTATTGTGCCTAAAATATCTATTTCTACTAATATTTCACGTCTTTCTATTTATGGTTCCTATGGAGCTACATTGCAACAAATATTCTTTTACTACATCATTGCTTCTATGATCTTAGGAGCACTGGCCGCCATGGTCCAAACGAAAGTGAAAAGACTTTTATCTTATAGTTCTATTGGACATGTAGGTTATATTCGTACTGGTTTCTCATGTGGAACCATAGAAGGAATTCAATCACTACTAATTGGTCTCTTTATTTATGCATCAATGACGATAGATGCATTCGCCACAGTTTCAGTATTACGGCAAACCCGTGTCAAATATATAGCGGATTTGGGTGCTCTAGCCAAAACGAATCCTATTTTGGATATTACCTTCTCCATTACTATGTTCTCATACGCAGGAATACCCCCGTTAGCTGGCTTTCGTAGCAAATTCTATTTGTTCTTCTCCGCTTTGGGTTGTGGGGCTTATTTCCTAGCCCCAGTGGGAGTAGTGACTAGCGTTATAGGTCATTGGGAAGCCGGGAGGTTACCACGAGTAAGTCAGTTTGGGAGACCGAAGGCAGTTTTCCATGCACCGGACACGTAG